GGCCGCCGGCACAGGGCGCGCGGCGAAGACCTACCGCCTGCGCGACTGGCTCATCAGCCGTCAGCGCTACTGGGGAACTCCGATTCCGATCATCCACGGTGCCGATGGCGAGCTCATCCCCGTGCCGGAGGAGCAGCTGCCCATCACGCTGCCGCCCACCGAGGGTCTCGACCTGCAGCCGAAGGGCCAGTCGCCGCTCGGTGCGGCCCACGACTGGGTGACCGTGCCCGACCCGCGCGACGGCAGCCCGGCGCGCCGCGACCCCGACACGATGGACACGTTTGTGGACTCGTCGTGGTACTTCCTGCGCTTCCTCGACCCGAACGACGACACGAAGGCGTTCGACCCCAAAGAAGCCGAGAAGTGGGCGCCGGTCGACCAGTACGTCGGTGGTGTGACGCACGCGATTCTGCACCTGCTCTACGCGCGATTCATCACCAAGGTGCTCTTCGACCTCGGCTACGTGAGCTTCACGGAGCCTTTCAGCGCGCTGCTCAACCAGGGTCTCGTGCTCATGGACGGCTCGGCGATGTCGAAGAGCCGCGGCAACCTCGTGCGTCTCTCCGACCAGCTCGACGAGCACGGTGTCGACGCCGTTCGCCTGACGATGGCGTTCGCCGGCCCCCCGGAGGACGACATCGACTGGGCGGATGTTTCGCCCGCTGCCGCGTCGAAGTTCCTCGCTCGCGCCTGGCGCCTGTCGGGGGATGTGACGAGTGACCCCGGTGTGGTCTGGAAGACGGGTGATGTCGCGCTGCGACGCCAGGTACACCGCTTCCTGCACGATGGCCCCGGTCTCGTCGAGTCGTTCAAGTTCAACGTGCTCGTCGCGCGCCTCATGGAGCTCGTCAACGCGACACGTAAGGCGATCGACAGCGGCCCCGGTGGGGGAGACGCTGCCGTGCGTGAGGCCACCGAGGCGATCGCCGTCGGCCTGAGCCTCTTCGCGCCGTACGTCGCTGAGGAGATGTGGGAGCGTCTCGGCCACGAGCCGACCGTTGCCCTCGCCGGCTGGCGTAAGGCCGACCCGACGCTCCTCATCGAGGAGTCGATCATGGCGATCCTGCAGGTCGACGGCAAGGTGCGCGACAAGGTCGAGGTGAGCCCGCGTGTCACACGCGAGGAGCTGGAGGCTCTCGCGGCGGCATCGCCGAACGTGCAGCGGGCCATCGGTGGCCGCGAGATCGCGAACGTCATCGTGCGGCCCCCACGCCTCGTCAACATCGCGACGAAGGGCTAGCGACTTCACGGATGCTCGGGCTCGGGCATCCGTGAACCTCGGGCCTTTCTAGCCTCGAGGGATGGATGCCCCTCCTGTCGAACCGCGCACGCGGTTTCGGGTGGGGGTGGGTGCGGTGGTTGTGCTCGTGCTCGTGGGCCTCGGCTGTGCAATCCTTTTGTCCACGCTTCTCCCGCGTTCGTCGACGTCGTCGACCATCGCACCGGCGCCTACAGGGCAGTACGACGAGACGACAGGTGTCGCAATCCTCGTACACGTGCTCGGTGCTGTGAGCACACCGGGTCTGTACGAGCTACGCGAGGGCGACCGGGTTGTCGATGCCGTCACCCTTGCCGGTGGCTTCACGGCGGATGCCGATCAGGGTGGAGTCAATCTGGCGCGCCCCGTGAGTGACGGCGAGCAGCTTGTTGTTCCTCGTGTCGGTGAGGTTGCCGCCGATGCCCCTGCCGGGGACGGCAAGGTCAACCTCAACACGGCTGATGCGGCCGCGCTAGACACGCTTCCGCGAGTGGGCCCCGCGATGGCGGAGCGCATCATCGCGTGGCGCGACGCGAACGGCGGGTTTCGTGCGATCGAGGATCTTTTGAACGTGTCGGGCATCGGCGACGCCACGTTCGCCGGGATGAAGGATCTGGTCTCCGTGTGAAGCCCATCGACCTGCGGCTTGCGATCCCGGCGGCGGTGGGCTGGGCGTGCGCCATCGTGCTCGTCGGATTGCCCGAGCTCGCGTGGATTTCAGCACCCGCGCTGTGGGCACTAGCCGGTCTCCTCGTCGCTGCCTCTTTCCGATGGCGGGTGATCGCTGTGGTGGCTCTCGCTGTTCTCGCGGCAGCCGTGTGCAGCACCGCCATCGCGGTGCAGCACCCGGAGAGGCAACCAAGCGAGCTGGTGAAGGCCGCCGGGGAGAGCCTTCATATCGACCTTCGGGTGGAGGCGACGGAGGTTGTTGTGCCCAGCGCACGAGCGTGGGAGGGACGCCTCATCGAGGCCGATGCACTCGCGTACTCGGTGCCCGTCATCGTCTTCGGCGCGACACCCTCGGAGCGGACCGATATCGGCACCGTCGTCTCCCTCGGCGGAACTCTCGAACTCGCCGAGCCCGGCGACGATCGTGCGTTTGTCGTTTTTCCGGTCGGACCGGCGGTGATCGAAACACAGCCGAGCGCAGCTATCGCGTGGGCGAATGGCCTGCGGGATCGCTTTCTCGCGGTAGCGGTCAGTCTGCCGGGCCCCGGTGGCGAGCTCCTCCCCGGGCTCGCCATCGGCGATACGACCGCCGTGAGCACAACGCTCGACGACTCCATGGTCACTAGCTCTCTCAGTCATCTCACCGCCGTTTCCGGGGCCAACTGCGCCGTCGTGATTGGTCTCATCATGCTCGTCGGCGGTGCGCTCGGCCTCCCGCGCGCGGCACGGATCGGGTTGTCGCTCGCTGCCCTCGTGGGGTTCGTGATACTCGTCACGCCGCAACCGAGTGTTCTTCGCGCCGCCACGATGGCAGCGATCGTGCTCGTGCTTCTCGGAGTTGGCAGGCCCGTTCGCGGGCTGCCCATTCTCTCCCTCGCCGTGATTGTTCTCCTCGCCGTCGACCCTTGGCTTGCTCGCTCCTACGGGTTCGCTCTGTCCGCGCTCGCAACGGCTGGGCTTCTGCTGCTGGCAGGCCCGCTCGCCGAGCGTCTGAGTCGATGGATGCCACGGCCGCTGGCCCTCGTCATTGCCGTGCCGACCGCCGCCCAGTTCGCCTGCCAACCGGTCATCGTGCTGCTGGACCCGTCGCTCCCGCTCTACGGTGTTGTCGCCAACATCCTCGCGGCGCCCGCGGCCCCGGTCGCGACGATCGTCGGAATGGTTGCGTGCCTCGTGCTCCCGGTGCTGCCTTCACTCGGTGGGGCGCTCTGTTGGATTGCGTGGCTGCCGAGCTCCTGGATTGCCGCGGTCGCGGACTTTTTCGCTCGGCTGCCGGGCTCCCGGCTGCCGTGGCTCGAGGGCCTCCCTGGTGTCATCCTGTTGGGGCTTGTGAGTGCTCTCGCTGTGGCGGCCCTCCTTGGGGGTGCCCCGACCCGTCGGCGAGCGATCGCAGTGCTCGCGGCGTCAGCTCTCCTGTACACCGCCACGGTCGGCATCCAGCGGGCCGTGAGTGTGCTCGGTAGGCCGGCCGACTGGCAGATCGCGGCGTGCGATATCGGGCAGGGGGATGCCGTGGTGTTCCGCAGCGGCAGCGAGATCGCGCTCGTCGACACCGGCCCGGAGCCCGACAGGCTCGAGCGGTGTCTCGACGACCTCGGTGTTAGCAGGATCGACCTCCTCGTCCTCACACACTTCGACCATGACCACGTCGGTGGGGCGACTGCGGTTCTCGGTCGTGTCGACAGGGTCATCGTGGGACCGACGGGAGAACCGAAGGATGCCACGCTTCTGGACGCACTGCGCGAGGCGGGTGCGCGGGTCGAGGAGGTTCGTCGTGGCTCGTCCGGACTTCTCGGCGCGTGGCGCTGGAGTGTCATGTGGCCGGCGGGCGCGAGCGCCCAACCCGGCAATGCCGCAAGCGTTGTCACCCAGTGGGAGCCTGTCGAGCCGTGCCGCCCCCGATGCCTGAGTGCCATCATGCTCGGCGACCTCGGGGAGCAGGAGCAAACTCGATTGCTCGCGCTCGGGTCGCTCGCGCACCCCGACGTGGTCGGGGTCGCCCACCACGGGTCCGCCGACCAGGCTCCGCAGTTGTATCTGCGGTTGCGCGCCACGGTCGGGGTCATCGGGGTTGGCGCCGACAACGGGTACGGGCATCCCACCGAGGAGGCATTGGCTGCACTGGCAGACGCCGGGACAGCCGTGGAACGCACCGACCGCTCCGGGATGGTCATGGTGGCCACCGCCGAAGTACCCGGCCAACTCACCGTGTGGAGGCAACACTCCGGCGGCGACGGCGGCGACGGTGGAGGCGGCTAGGCTCGACGTCGTGGCAGCATCCAAGTCCTCGATTCCGGTGCTCCAGTGGCACCAGGTGCGGCCAGCGCCCGTTGTGCTCGTCACGGGGCCGGAGACCTTTCTCGCCGACCGTGCATCCCGCGCACTGCGCGACCTGCTGAAGACCGAGGACCCGAGCGTCGAGGTCAGCGACATCGCGGCCGACCAATACCAACCGGGCGAGCTCATGACACTCGCGAGTCCGTCGCTCTTCGCAGAACCCCGACTCATCCGCGTCGCCAACGTCGAGAAGAGCACCGATGCCTTTCTCGCCGAGACGATCGCCTACCTCGAGCAGCCAGCGGATGACACGTACTTGCTGCTGCGCCACGGTGGCGGGGTGCGCGGCAAAAAGCTCCTCGACGCGATCCGCGGGGGAGCGGGGGGCGGCATCGAAATCGCGTGCGCGGAGCTCAAGAAGGACACCGACCGCCACGACTTTGTGTCGGCCGAGTTCGCCGCGGCCGGGCGTCGCATCACGGCAACGGGCATCCGGGCCCTCGTCACCGCCTTCCAAGACGACCTGGCCGAACTCGCCGCGGCCTGCCAGCAGCTTCTCGCGGACTCGAGCGACGAGATCACCGAGGTCACCGTCGACAAGTACTACTCGGGCCGTGTCGAGACCAATGCCTTCAGAGTTGCCGACACGGCTATCGCCGGGCGTGAAGGCGAGGCGCTCGTGCTCCTGCGGCACGCGATCTCGACAGGTGCCGACCCCGTGCCGATCGTCGCTGCCTTCGCATCCAAGGTGCGCACCATGGCCAAGGTGTCGGGGGCGCGGGGTGGCGGGGGAGAACTCGCGAGGAAGCTCGGTATGGCGCCATGGCAGGTCGATCGCGCCCGCCGCGACCTTCAGGGTTGGACCGATGAGGGCCTCGCCAACACGATCACCGTGATCGCTGACACCGACGAGCAGATCAAAGGACTCGGTCGCGACCCCGTGTACGCCCTGGAACGCATGATCGCCGTCATCGCGCGCCGCGGAGATCGATAACCTCCGCACCACGCCATGACGGCGATCGGATGCTGTGGTGCCGCAGCGGAACGCTGAGCGGCGGGTCGCTACCTAGAGAGCGGCGACCTGGCTCGCGATGGACGACTTGCGGTTCGCGGCCTGGTTCTTGTGGATGACGCCCTTGCTGGCCGCCTTGTCGAGCTTCTTCGCGGCGAGCGCGAGGCTCGTCGCCGCTGCGTCCTTGTCGCCTGCGGCGATGGCCTCGCGGGTGGCGCGAACGGCGCTCTTGACCTCGCTCTTGACGGCCTTGTTGCGGTCCTGAGCCTTCTTGTTGGTCAGGTTGCGCTTGATCTGCGACTTGATGTTTGCCACGGAGTTACCTTACGTATCTGTTACGGGAATGAATATCGCGAGCTTCGACCTGCGAAACTGCGCGGAAGCCAAGGGTCAACGTTACCACTAGGCGGGCAGCGAGTCGAGCACATCGAGCAGGATGCGATCGAAGTCGTCGGGACGCGTGAGGCTCACCATGTGGGTCGCACCGCGCACGTGCAGTAGCCGTGCATCCGGTGCTGCGGCCGCGTACCGGCGCTCTTCGAGTCTGAAGTGGTCGAGTGTTCCATTCACGAGCCACACGGGCACCCGGATGCGGCGCAGTGAGGTCACCGGATCGAGTGCTGCCACCTCGCGCAGCGCGTCATCCATCACCTCCAGGGCGACGCCACCCCGGATGACGTCGTCCGCGAGCTCGGGGTCGCGCACCGCCGCGCGTACCGCCCAGTTGTTGAGGCCAAGACCGCGATCGGGGAAGGCATGGATCACACGAGCGGCGGCCCGCCACGCCCCGAGCACCGCGCGATACGGTCGCGTGCCGCAGCTCGCGGCGAGAAGCCCTTTCGCGCGCGAGGATTCGGCGCCACCGAGGTAATGGATCGACGTGTAGCCACCCAGCGAGAACCCGCACAGGAGCGGCGGATGCTCGGCTCGCGCCACCGCGTCGGCGACGGTCTGCACGGCACCGTCGAGGGTGAAGCGCTCCCGCATCCGGCTCCCGTGCCCAGGAAGGTCGACCGCGATCGCCTCGTGCCCGAGGCTCTCGAGCAGTTCGACCTGTCGCCGCCACATGGTCGCGGAGGTGCGAAGTCCGTGCACCAGAACAACCGACTGCGGCATGAGCCGATAGTAGGTGAGGGATATGGGGGTAGTCCCCGGGAAAGTCGGGGGTTACCCCGATGGTGCCGCCCCGCACGCTCTCCTAACGTGGATGACATGACTACAACTACTGCACCCGAAACTGTCGCCGCCGGCGCTGAGACGATCCCCGCTCCGACCACGACCGATACACCGGTCCTCAGCATCCTCGCGCTCGTCTCGGCACTGACCGGAATTATCTTCGGCCTCGTTGTGCCCCTCTCGATCGTCGCGGTTGTGCTCGGCATCCTGGGTCTCCAGCGCGAACCGCGCGGCCGCACCATGTCGATCTGGAGCATCGTGCTCGGTGCAGTCCCGTTCGCGTTCGGGATTCTCGCCGCGGTCGTCGGTCTCGCGTTTGTTGTGCCGTTCGGTCTGTTCTGGGCCTTCGGCGGGTTCTAACCCCGCAAATCTGAGCAACACGCCCGGCGTATTAGCGTTGCGTGCATGCCCTCCCTCGCGCAGCACATCCTCGCCGTTCCCGGCAGTGGGATCCGCCGCATCTACGAGATCGCATTGCGTCTGGACGACATCGTCATGCTCGCGGTCGGCGAGCCCGATGTGCCCGTCGCCCCCCACATCGCTGCAGCAGCGAAGGCAGCGTGGGATGCGGATGAAACGAACTACACCGCCAACGGGGGCATCCCACAGCTGCGCGAGGCCCTTGTCGACAAGCTCGCGCGGGAAAACGACATCCACGTGGAGACCGAGCAGGTGTGGGTCACCGCAGGAGCGACCCAGGGGCTGCACCAGGCCATGGCCCTCACGCTCGCGCCCGGCGACGAGGTTCTCGTCCCGGACCCCGGCTACACGACCTTCACCATGAACGCGCGCATGCTGGCCGCGGTGCCCGTGCCGTACCCGCTGCGGGTTGAGAACGGGTTCCTGCCGGACCTCGCAGAGCTCGACAGGCTCGTGACCGACCGTACGCGCGCGATCATCGTGAATTCGCCGTCCAACCCTTTGGGCACCGTGTTCCCTCGGGAGCTGCTCGTCGAGATCCTCGCGTTCGCGCGTCGACACGACCTGTGGGTCATCAGCGACGAGGTCTACGAGCACTTCGTCTTCTCGGGCATGCACGTGAGCATCGCCAGTCTCGACACCGATGATCGGGTGTTCAGCGTGTTCTCGTTCTCCAAGTCGTACGCGATGACGGGCATCCGGGTCGGATACCTCGTCACACCGCCGGGTCTCGCCGAGACGATGCGCACCGTGCAGGAGGCGTCGATCAGCTGTGTCACGAGCCCAGGGCAGCATGCCGCGGTCGCCGCGGTGACGGGGGAACAGCGTTACGTGGTCGATGCGCGCGAGCACTATCGCGCCAACCTCGCAGCGGCGACCGAGGCGCTGGATGCCCGGGGCATCCGCTATCTGGAGCCGGGTGGCACCTTCTACCTCTGGGTCGACGTGTCCCACGCGGCTCACGGCGACGTCGCCGAATGGGCCGAGGGCTTCCTGCTTGCCGAGCGGGTTGCGGTCGCCCCGGGGAGCGCGTTCGGGCGCTCCGGTGAGGGCTGGATCCGGTTGTGCCTCGCAGCCACCCGAGATGACGTGCTTGCGGGCATCCGGCGGCTCCCCGCGGGCCCCGCGTTGCCCACCGTGAAGTAGAGCCGCTGCCATCTCGTAAACTTGGTGCAGGCCACCGAAGGCCGACACGAGAGGTACGCGGTGAGTCCGAAAGCAATCAAGGCGTTGGCGCCTGCGTCGACCGATCCCGCGAGCATCCGCAACTTCTGCATCATCGCGCACATCGACCACGGCAAGTCGACCCTGGCCGACCGTATGCTCCAGATCACGGGGGTTGTCGCTGAGCGTGACATGCGCGCCCAGTACCTCGACCGCATGGATATCGAGCGTGAGCGCGGTATCACCATCAAGAGCCAGGCGGTGCGTATGCCCTGGAGCCTCGACGGTGGCACGTTCGCCCTCAATATGATCGACACCCCCGGTCACGTCGACTTCACGTACGAGGTCTCCCGCTCGCTCGCCGCGTGCGAGGGCGCGATTCTCCTCGTCGACGCCGCGCAGGGCATCGAGGCGCAGACCCTCGCGAACCTGTACCTGGCGCTGGAGAACGATCTGACGATCATCCCCGTGCTCAACAAGATCGACCTGCCGGCCGCCGACCCGGACAAGTATTCGCGCGAGATCGCGCAACTCATCGGCGGCGACCCCGACGACGTGTTGCGGGTCTCCGGCAAGACGGGCATGGGTGTCGAGGAGCTCCTCGACCGGGTCGTCGAACGTATTCCCGCCCCGGTCGGCGTGGCGGATGCGCCCGCCCGGGCGATGATCTTCGACTCGGTCTACGACTCCTACCGCGGCGTCGTCACGTACGTGCGTATGGTCGACGGCAAGCTGAACCCGCGCGAACGCATCCAGATGATGTCGACCAAAGCCACCCACGAAATCCTTGAGATCGGTGTCTCATCACCCGAGCCCACGCCGAGCAAGGGCCTCGGCGTCGGCGAGGTCGGGTACCTCATCACGGGCGTGAAGGACGTGCGCCAATCGAAGGTCGGTGACACCGTCACGACCCAGTCGAAGCCGGCGACCGATCCGCTGCCGGGATACACGGATCCGCTGCCCATGGTGTTCTCGGGCATTTATCCGATCGATGGGAGCGACTATCCCGATCTGCGTGATGCCCTCGACAAGCTGAAATTGTCGGATGCTGCGCTCAACTACGAGCCCGAAACATCCGTCGCTCTCGGCTTCGGCTTCCGCTGCGGGTTTCTCGGTCTGCTCCACCTCGAGATCATCACGGAACGTCTGCGGCGCGAGTTCAATCTCGATCTCATCACGACGGCACCGAGTGTTCCGTACGACGTGACGACGGAGGACAAAAAGACAGTGCGCGTGACGAACCCGTCGGAGTACCCGACGGGCGCGAAGATCGCCGAGGTACTCGAGCCGATTGTGAACGCCTCGATCCTCGCGCCCAAGGATTACGTCGGCGCGATCATGGAGCTATGCCAGTCGCGCCGCGGCACCATGAAGTCGATGGACTACCTCGGTGAGGACCGCGTCGAACTCAAGTACACCCTCCCGCTCGGTGAGATCGTGTTCGACTTCTTCGATCAGCTGAAGTCGAAGACCCAGGGATACGCCTCCCTCGACTACGAGCCCGCAGGCGAGGCACCCGGCGACCTCGTGAAAGTCGACATCCTGCTCCAGGGCGAGACGGTCGACGCCTTCAGCGCGATCGTGCACAAGGACAAGGCCTACGCCTACGGCACGATGATGGCCGAGCGCCTGCGCAAGCTCATCCCGCGCCAGCAATTCGAGGTGCCCATCCAGGCGGCCATCGGTTCGCGCATCATCGCGCGTGAGAACATCCGCGCGATGCGCAAGGACGTTCTCGCGAAGTGCTATGGCGGTGACATCACCCGCAAGCGCAAGCTCCTTGAAAAGCAGAAAGAGGGCAAGAAGCGCATGAAGATGGTCGGTCGCGTCGAAGTGCCTCAGGAAGCCTTCATCGCTGCGCTGTCGGGTGACGTCGAGGAAAAGAAGAAGTAGCGGCGATGCCGAGTGACGAGCCGAGCCTTGTGCTGCAGCCGCTCCTCGTCAGCCGAATCGCGGGCCTGGTCTTTTTCCCACTCGCGCTTTTGCCACTCTGGATCGTTTTCGTCTGGAATGTTCCGCCAAGCCCCGAGTTGGTTTTATCCCTCGCTGTGGCACTCTTCTTCGGGGTGCTCGGGGTGCGAAACTGGCGGTGCGCCGTCATCCTGCGCGACCGTTCGATCCGAATTCGCGGCATCGCCTGGAGCAGGACTATTGACCGCTCTGCAGTCGTGGGTCCCACAGAGTTTTCCTGGCTGGCCTGGCGTTCGCCTAGCGGCAAGAATCGCGTCAGTCCATTGGTCGCGCTGTGGGTTCCCGCGCAGGCTTTTGCACCATTTCATGACCACGCGCATCGGTGCCTCGACATCGTACGCGCGTGGTGCAACGGTTCCTCTGTCACAAAACTTCGTCGTACCGCTGACCGTTGAACGGGAATGCCGATGACGCCGGCCAGTTGGTGATGCGAGAAACAACGCCGCAGGTCCTGGGCCAGATCCCGTGGCTGCGTCCCGCCGCGTTCATTCCGGGCGGAGCTCTTGTCGCCGCAGGCGTCGCCCTGGCGTTCAAGGTCCCATTCGCGTGGGAAAGCGTCATGGTCTCGGGGTTCTTCGCCGCCGTGGGGACCGTTCTCTCGCTGCGATTCTGGCGCATGTGCGTCATCCTTCACGAGGATCGAATCGTCATCCGGGGCTTTCTGTGGAGCCGCACGGTGCCGCGAGATCGTGTCACGGGGCTTTCTCCGTCGCGTTGGCTTATCTCCCGGACGAGGAACGGGCGGCCGTGGGTGACCCCGATCACCGTCTTCTGGAACTTCGGTCCCGCCCCGCTATGGTTTGAGTCGCACAACGGGGCAGCGATGATCAGGATCCGTCACTGGATCGAGCGTCGCCCGGCCAGGCCGCCGCAGCACAGGGGAGACGGACTGCCCGACTAGCGCGCTAGTTTGCGCATCGGGCGCTCGACCGGAGGTGCCGCGGCCTGCGCAAAGTACGGCGCGAGGTGGCGCTAAGCTCCGCACGAGCCGAATCGCTCTGGTGGGGCGAAGCTCTGCCGAAAACAGGGGAGTATGAGGGAATGTACTTCTACTACGACGTCACGGGCCCCGGTTGGGCGCGCGCGACCGTCGCAGACGACGCGTCGCACGTCGAGCTAACCGCTTCATACCTAGGTGACGCCTTGGGTGGCCTTCTTGCGGCTGTTGGGCAGTTGTTGGAGGGAGCACAGGAGGCTCGTTGCTCATGGTTCGAGGAGCCGGGCGAGTCCCGCTGGATCTTTGAGCAGAGCGAGGTGGGAACTCGCGTGCGGATTCTCGCGTTCCCCGACGATGTTCAGCAGGCTGAAGACGGCTCCATCGCGGTCGGCGACGATGGGCATGCGATGCCCATGCCCGATAGCGTTGGCAAATGCATCTTCGAGACGGATCAGCGCACGAAGGTTCTCGCGTCGGCGATTATTGACGGCGCCCAGGACGTGCTCGAACGCTACGGCCTCAAGGAATATCAGAAACGCTGGATCGAGAACCCATTTCCCGAGGCCCATCTTGCGTTAGCGAAGGGACTTCTCTAACTGAAGTCGCTCCGATAATGGGGCCAGCTCTCGTGCTCGCGCTGTCAGGCCTTCTCCGGACCTCGCCACTGCGCGGCTACAGCTGGTGCAGTAGTTTGCGTATGGTGTGGTGGTTTACGCGTCGCGCGATGGATGCGGGCTACCGCGGGTTGCGCAAACTACCGCGCGACGTGCACCGCGCCGCG
This genomic window from Antiquaquibacter oligotrophicus contains:
- a CDS encoding pyridoxal phosphate-dependent aminotransferase, which gives rise to MPSLAQHILAVPGSGIRRIYEIALRLDDIVMLAVGEPDVPVAPHIAAAAKAAWDADETNYTANGGIPQLREALVDKLARENDIHVETEQVWVTAGATQGLHQAMALTLAPGDEVLVPDPGYTTFTMNARMLAAVPVPYPLRVENGFLPDLAELDRLVTDRTRAIIVNSPSNPLGTVFPRELLVEILAFARRHDLWVISDEVYEHFVFSGMHVSIASLDTDDRVFSVFSFSKSYAMTGIRVGYLVTPPGLAETMRTVQEASISCVTSPGQHAAVAAVTGEQRYVVDAREHYRANLAAATEALDARGIRYLEPGGTFYLWVDVSHAAHGDVAEWAEGFLLAERVAVAPGSAFGRSGEGWIRLCLAATRDDVLAGIRRLPAGPALPTVK
- the holA gene encoding DNA polymerase III subunit delta, with the translated sequence MAASKSSIPVLQWHQVRPAPVVLVTGPETFLADRASRALRDLLKTEDPSVEVSDIAADQYQPGELMTLASPSLFAEPRLIRVANVEKSTDAFLAETIAYLEQPADDTYLLLRHGGGVRGKKLLDAIRGGAGGGIEIACAELKKDTDRHDFVSAEFAAAGRRITATGIRALVTAFQDDLAELAAACQQLLADSSDEITEVTVDKYYSGRVETNAFRVADTAIAGREGEALVLLRHAISTGADPVPIVAAFASKVRTMAKVSGARGGGGELARKLGMAPWQVDRARRDLQGWTDEGLANTITVIADTDEQIKGLGRDPVYALERMIAVIARRGDR
- a CDS encoding ComEA family DNA-binding protein, whose protein sequence is MDAPPVEPRTRFRVGVGAVVVLVLVGLGCAILLSTLLPRSSTSSTIAPAPTGQYDETTGVAILVHVLGAVSTPGLYELREGDRVVDAVTLAGGFTADADQGGVNLARPVSDGEQLVVPRVGEVAADAPAGDGKVNLNTADAAALDTLPRVGPAMAERIIAWRDANGGFRAIEDLLNVSGIGDATFAGMKDLVSV
- a CDS encoding ComEC/Rec2 family competence protein; the encoded protein is MKPIDLRLAIPAAVGWACAIVLVGLPELAWISAPALWALAGLLVAASFRWRVIAVVALAVLAAAVCSTAIAVQHPERQPSELVKAAGESLHIDLRVEATEVVVPSARAWEGRLIEADALAYSVPVIVFGATPSERTDIGTVVSLGGTLELAEPGDDRAFVVFPVGPAVIETQPSAAIAWANGLRDRFLAVAVSLPGPGGELLPGLAIGDTTAVSTTLDDSMVTSSLSHLTAVSGANCAVVIGLIMLVGGALGLPRAARIGLSLAALVGFVILVTPQPSVLRAATMAAIVLVLLGVGRPVRGLPILSLAVIVLLAVDPWLARSYGFALSALATAGLLLLAGPLAERLSRWMPRPLALVIAVPTAAQFACQPVIVLLDPSLPLYGVVANILAAPAAPVATIVGMVACLVLPVLPSLGGALCWIAWLPSSWIAAVADFFARLPGSRLPWLEGLPGVILLGLVSALAVAALLGGAPTRRRAIAVLAASALLYTATVGIQRAVSVLGRPADWQIAACDIGQGDAVVFRSGSEIALVDTGPEPDRLERCLDDLGVSRIDLLVLTHFDHDHVGGATAVLGRVDRVIVGPTGEPKDATLLDALREAGARVEEVRRGSSGLLGAWRWSVMWPAGASAQPGNAASVVTQWEPVEPCRPRCLSAIMLGDLGEQEQTRLLALGSLAHPDVVGVAHHGSADQAPQLYLRLRATVGVIGVGADNGYGHPTEEALAALADAGTAVERTDRSGMVMVATAEVPGQLTVWRQHSGGDGGDGGGG
- a CDS encoding alpha/beta fold hydrolase, with the translated sequence MPQSVVLVHGLRTSATMWRRQVELLESLGHEAIAVDLPGHGSRMRERFTLDGAVQTVADAVARAEHPPLLCGFSLGGYTSIHYLGGAESSRAKGLLAASCGTRPYRAVLGAWRAAARVIHAFPDRGLGLNNWAVRAAVRDPELADDVIRGGVALEVMDDALREVAALDPVTSLRRIRVPVWLVNGTLDHFRLEERRYAAAAPDARLLHVRGATHMVSLTRPDDFDRILLDVLDSLPA
- the rpsT gene encoding 30S ribosomal protein S20 — translated: MANIKSQIKRNLTNKKAQDRNKAVKSEVKSAVRATREAIAAGDKDAAATSLALAAKKLDKAASKGVIHKNQAANRKSSIASQVAAL
- the lepA gene encoding translation elongation factor 4; its protein translation is MSPKAIKALAPASTDPASIRNFCIIAHIDHGKSTLADRMLQITGVVAERDMRAQYLDRMDIERERGITIKSQAVRMPWSLDGGTFALNMIDTPGHVDFTYEVSRSLAACEGAILLVDAAQGIEAQTLANLYLALENDLTIIPVLNKIDLPAADPDKYSREIAQLIGGDPDDVLRVSGKTGMGVEELLDRVVERIPAPVGVADAPARAMIFDSVYDSYRGVVTYVRMVDGKLNPRERIQMMSTKATHEILEIGVSSPEPTPSKGLGVGEVGYLITGVKDVRQSKVGDTVTTQSKPATDPLPGYTDPLPMVFSGIYPIDGSDYPDLRDALDKLKLSDAALNYEPETSVALGFGFRCGFLGLLHLEIITERLRREFNLDLITTAPSVPYDVTTEDKKTVRVTNPSEYPTGAKIAEVLEPIVNASILAPKDYVGAIMELCQSRRGTMKSMDYLGEDRVELKYTLPLGEIVFDFFDQLKSKTQGYASLDYEPAGEAPGDLVKVDILLQGETVDAFSAIVHKDKAYAYGTMMAERLRKLIPRQQFEVPIQAAIGSRIIARENIRAMRKDVLAKCYGGDITRKRKLLEKQKEGKKRMKMVGRVEVPQEAFIAALSGDVEEKKK
- a CDS encoding DUF4190 domain-containing protein, which codes for MTTTTAPETVAAGAETIPAPTTTDTPVLSILALVSALTGIIFGLVVPLSIVAVVLGILGLQREPRGRTMSIWSIVLGAVPFAFGILAAVVGLAFVVPFGLFWAFGGF